In Fusarium oxysporum f. sp. lycopersici 4287 chromosome 12, whole genome shotgun sequence, one DNA window encodes the following:
- a CDS encoding alkaline phosphatase, giving the protein METYLISVLLTLTSLCTFSVASFDGNINYGSPSPRHTQFGIDVDQVQRRSWKRGNIAFKPEELNFTHGVASGDPWPESVILWTRIAPTNMSSADTAPIDGTEPLYSHDTKKFIEADPNPICLHWKVFPVGKKDSKSVVSSGKAYTTADIDYTVKVEAKGLKPLTTYNYQFTVCNSNNSSPLGRTKTAPRPDDDVSEINLAVFSCSAYFPGYFNVYGNAARKDSHDWVVHLGDYIYEYGTYTLYKERGSIPKHPTYSLYDYRARHGQHRTDPDLQLLAQSSAWITTWDDHELADNAYRDGYVDFFDQPNTFKGEGPKVATDARKANAVRAYFEWMPIRQTDMDDGLRVWRSFQLGKLMDLVMLDTRLYDRSKGTDYVNDKYIEKISDDPSRTLMGGRQENWFYRSLSESKDRNATWRVIGNQIVFSHIKGDAAGGGDTWDGYIANRNRTLNHLYKNKIDNNIFLSGDSHMNWVSDLAWLGTKKYNPKTGEGAIGAEFAGTAVSSWGTSGLKTIEPDAGKLSRKAIAENKELFWQEGYYRGYFHLSVAPKKVSAQFFGSPSIATHNAWEIPLANFTVFAGDNRIHRPKDGVQAESGALKSGEIKHTNLTLNTETGVWKVQGFDKMYLNPEPSFLGSS; this is encoded by the exons ATGGAGACCTATTTAATCTCAGTGCTACTTACTCTCACCAGTCTTTGCACCTTCTCAGTGGCTAGTTTCGATGGTAACATCAACTATGGAAGCCCCTCGCCTCGGCACACGCAGTTCGGCATCGATGTCGATCAAGTCCAGCGACGTTCCTGGAAGCGTGGAAACATCGCATTCAAGCCAGAGGAACTGAACTTTACTCATGGTGTTGCATCAGGCGATCCATGGCCTGAGAGCGTTATCCTGTGGACTCGTATTGCCCCGACCAATATGTCTTCCGCTGACACCGCACCCATTGATGGGACTGAGCCGCTTTACAGTCACGACACCAAGAAGTTCATAGAGGCCGATCCGAATCCTATCTGCTTGCATTGGAAAGTCTTTCCAGTTGGGAAGAAGGACTCAAAGTCAGTCGTGAGCAGCGGAAAGGCTTATACGACCGCGGATATCGACTACACAGTCAAG GTTGAAGCCAAAGGACTCAAACCATTGACAACTTATAACTACCAGTTCACCGTCTGCAACTCGAACAATTCTAGCCCCCTCGGAAGAACCAAGACGGCACCTAGGCCCGATGATGACGTATCTGAGATCAACCTGGCGGTTTTCTCATGCAGTGCATACT TCCCAGGATACTTTAACGTCTACGGTAACGCCGCCCGAAAGGACAGTCACGACTGGGTTGTCCATCTTGGCGATTACATCTACGAATACGGCACCTATACACTTTACAAAGAGCGCGGTTCAATTCCTAAACACCCTACCTACTCGCTATATGACTACCGTGCACGCCATGGACAG CACCGGACTGATCCTGACCTGCAACTGTTGGCGCAAAGCTCAGCTTGGATTACAACTTGGGACGACCATG AGCTTGCAGATAATGCTTATAGAGATGGATATGTCGACTTCTTCGACCAGCCGAACACCTTCAAAGGAGAAGGTCCGAAGGTAGCCACTGATGCACGCAAAGCCAACGCAGTCCGCGCGTACTTTGAGTGGATGCCAATCAGGCAGACTGACATGGACGACGGTTTACGAGTCTGGAGATCTTTTCAGTTGGGCAAGCTAATGGACCTTGTGATGTTGGATACCCGATTATACGACCGAAGCAAGGGAACCGATT ACGTCAACGACAAGTACATCGAAAAAATCAGCGATGATCCAAGTAGGACGCTGATGGGTGGCCGACAGGAGAATTGGTTCTACCGCTCGTTATCCGAATCCAAGGACCGGAACGCAACCTGGCGAGTGATCGGAAACCAGATCGTATTCTCCCACATTAAAGGGGACGCGGCTGGGGGAGGAGACACCTGGGAT GGCTATATCGCGAACCGAAACAGAACACTCAATCATCTCTATAAGAACAAGatcgacaacaacatcttCTTGTCTGGAGATAGTCATATGAACTGG GTATCTGATTTGGCGTGGCTGGGCACCAAGAAGTACAATCCAAAGACAGGAGAGGGTGCCATCGGGGCTGAGTTCGCAGGTACCGCGGTCAGCTCATGGGGTACTTCAGGACTCAAAACGATCGAGCCTGACGCAGGAAAATTGTCTCGCAAAGCTATCGCCGAGAACAAAGAGCTATtctggcaagaaggatacTACCGTGGCTACTTTCACTTGTCCGTCGCTCCAAAGAAAGTCTCAGCTCAATTCTTTG GCTCACCATCCATTGCGACTCATAATGCTTGGGAGATCCCATTAGCTAATTTTACGGTTTTTGCTGGGGATAATCGCATCCATCGGCCGAAGGATGGCGTCCAGGCTGAGTCTGGAGCCCTGAAGTCCGGGGAAATAAAGCACACGAATTTGACGTTGAATACTGAGACCGGCGTTTGGAAGGTTCAAGGCTTTGACAAGATGTATCTCAACCCAGAACCTAGTTTCCTTGGTTCATCCTAA